Proteins encoded by one window of Candidatus Zixiibacteriota bacterium:
- a CDS encoding antitoxin family protein, which yields MAKTIEALFDGAVFRPVEPITLKPNTRVRITFETPRLAREKRSFLQVASSLKLEGPPDWSTNLEEYLYEKGGREG from the coding sequence ATGGCAAAGACTATTGAAGCATTATTTGACGGAGCGGTTTTTCGCCCTGTTGAGCCAATTACACTCAAGCCGAACACGCGCGTGCGCATCACTTTCGAAACCCCGCGTCTCGCAAGGGAAAAGCGATCGTTTTTACAAGTTGCATCCTCGCTAAAATTAGAGGGGCCTCCAGATTGGTCCACTAACCTTGAAGAATATCTGTATGAGAAGGGCGGGCGTGAGGGCTGA
- a CDS encoding PIN domain-containing protein, whose protein sequence is MRAEIFLDAAYAIALASPNDYFHEQAVHLARQLQQSKTCLVTTRAVILEIGNALSKQRHRQDAVTLLSALETDPNVKIIPLSEQLYDKAFLLFQERSDKEWGLTDCVSFVIMTERKISAALTTDVHFEQAGFQVLLHKESK, encoded by the coding sequence GTGAGGGCTGAAATCTTTCTCGATGCCGCGTATGCAATTGCGTTAGCCTCACCCAATGACTACTTTCACGAGCAGGCTGTCCACTTGGCGCGCCAGTTACAACAATCCAAGACATGCCTGGTGACTACTCGGGCTGTAATCCTGGAAATCGGGAACGCCCTGTCCAAGCAGCGCCATCGTCAAGATGCTGTGACGCTACTCAGCGCCCTTGAGACTGACCCTAACGTAAAGATAATTCCGCTCTCAGAACAACTCTACGATAAGGCATTTCTCCTGTTTCAAGAAAGGTCAGATAAAGAATGGGGGCTGACAGATTGCGTGTCTTTTGTCATCATGACCGAGAGGAAGATCAGCGCGGCATTGACCACAGATGTTCACTTCGAGCAAGCGGGGTTTCAAGTGCTGTTACACAAAGAATCAAAGTAA
- the rsmD gene encoding 16S rRNA (guanine(966)-N(2))-methyltransferase RsmD: protein MGSLRVISGTAKGRRLKSVPGESTRPVTDMVKQALFNILAGDVVDAAWWDLFGGTGAVGIEALSRGAAFVRFVELNRQAVETIQWNLEHTGFRDRAEVRRGDAFAMLAARPDRAFDYVYIAPPQYKEMWSKALLALDANPGWLSEGAWVIVQIHPKEYQHLALKNLEEFDERKYGSTLLVFYEKSVPRVLETLRD from the coding sequence ATGGGGAGTTTACGAGTCATCTCCGGCACGGCCAAAGGCCGCCGGTTGAAATCCGTCCCCGGCGAGAGCACCCGCCCGGTCACCGACATGGTGAAGCAGGCGCTGTTCAACATCCTAGCCGGAGACGTGGTGGACGCCGCCTGGTGGGATCTGTTCGGCGGCACGGGCGCGGTAGGCATCGAAGCCTTGAGCCGCGGCGCGGCCTTCGTCCGCTTCGTGGAGCTGAACCGGCAGGCCGTCGAGACCATTCAATGGAACCTGGAGCATACCGGTTTCAGAGATCGGGCTGAGGTGCGGCGCGGGGATGCCTTTGCCATGCTGGCCGCCCGGCCCGACCGCGCTTTCGATTACGTTTACATCGCTCCGCCGCAATACAAGGAAATGTGGTCGAAGGCGCTGCTGGCGCTGGACGCCAATCCCGGCTGGCTGAGCGAGGGGGCATGGGTCATTGTGCAAATCCACCCCAAGGAATATCAGCATCTGGCTTTGAAGAACCTGGAAGAATTCGACGAGCGGAAATACGGGAGCACGCTGTTGGTGTTCTATGAGAA